DNA sequence from the Colletotrichum higginsianum IMI 349063 chromosome 10, whole genome shotgun sequence genome:
AGACCGGCTCGTCCGAGGAGGCTGCCGCCATCCCCTCGGCCGACGGCTCCCTGTCCGGCAAGGTCCACGACCTGATCGAGGGCAAGGACACACCGAGAAAGGTCATCTTCGCGACCGGGGGCATCACGAACGGAGAGCAGGCGTTGAACATCCTGAACGCGGGCGCGAGTGTCGCCATGGTGTATACAGGCCTTACCTACGGCGGCTCGGGGACCATCACCAGGATAAAGAGAGAGATTGCGAATCAGGCGTAGAAATACCAAAAATAGAATTTGACTGCCCATCGCGGGGTTCCCTTCCGTATGAGATTGCCCtgttcctcctcgacgttgTATTGCTCTGTTGACTTGAATATTCCGCCCGTACCATTACTAGGATCGTCCAAACCATCACCATTACATACGCCGGTGGCACCGTCCTTCATCGCTGTGCATCGTGAACTCCATCCACTGTACCTATCCGACAATTGTCTCTCAGTAATTTCGGTGTCCGAGAATGCGCTTTCCGGCAATTCTCCGTCGCCTCAAAgggcttcctcctcggctgACTGAATCGCGAGTCTGTCAATCCTCCAGGTCTCCCTCGTGGGGACAAATGACCATCAGAGCGAGTCAGTTGAACTGATTGAAGTCGAAGCCGATAGgggcggccatggcgacgtTGACGGAGAGGGCAACACAGGATACCGGTAGCCGAAACGGTTGCCGGCACGATGGCGGACGAGGCCCATAAAGCGAACCGTCCGAGGGGACCCAGTGGGGTGGATTGGCCTTCGACCGAAGAACGAGACGGAAGACTTGCATTCTCGTAAAGACGAAGCAGGCTCCGTAGTATGCTGGTTCGTGACGAAGGGAAACGAGTTGCACGCTGGGTCATGCAGTCCGAAGAGCCGGAGATTCGAGGACGCCTCGACTGCGTGCGGCCTGGCTCTGTCCGTATTGTATACCGTTCTTTCGTGAATCGATacgagaaggcggccgagaagaagtaTCCATGGTCATGTGTAGGGTTGTGAGGCCAGCTTGGAAATCGACTCTCGTGAATCGATGTTGTTACCGGAGCTTGGGTTCCTGGAGGCCGTATGTTTGGTTCGATACCAGATACCAGAGATCCTTTTCGCCGCAAAGAGAGCGCGGAATCTACAGGATCTCCAACAAAGGCTCCAGGGCCTTTTCCCTTGGTTCAGTATTGGTGAATCGTGTCCTCGATGTCGAGTGCCTCGTCGGCCCAGGCTACCATGCACGCGCTCAGCCCGAGGTAGCAGAAGAGCGCGGGCAAGAAGGCGATGCAGAAGATGACTAGGTTGGGAAGTCCGTCCATGATTGACAACCTTGAATAATCAGAGTAATCACGGGATGAACCTGTTTTTCTGGTTTTGGTAGGCAATTACAAGTCTTCCACTGCGATTGTTTCGTTCTTATATGaaaatgggggggggggagggggagaagggggaggagaccCTACCGGAGACAACTCAACAGAGTTGTGGACCACGATGGGCACGACGGTCACGGGTCTAAGGCCGGCGATGAGTTAGAAGTTTCTTGAAGAATTGGGAAAAGGTTATtatcttcttcctcctgaTTACTACTGCCTCTATCTTCCTCGAAAAGATGAGATACAACCAACCGTGTATTATGCTGCACCTGATGTGCTCGGCACACGGGGAAAAGCAACTCACTCCCCTTGAACTCCGTGTAACCTCCGAGTGAGTGACGCCCACAGTTCTTCCCCCATCTGAGTCTAGCAGAGTTTCAATCATTTtgcgtcttcctcctctccaatGCTAATTGTAAAAATTCGCCAATGCTTCAACTACCATGAATCCCATGATGGTCCTAAAGATGCCCCCCCCTGAAATGCAAAGTTGCCGAGTGCTCCTCAGGGCGAGCTCGTTCACTCCTgtccctcgacgacgaactcGGGCGCGTTCTCGAAGCCGACAACCCGGACGGGCTGCAGGCGGGCGAGCCTCACGAGCTTCTCgcgcgccgcctcgtcgagcttgaCGTCCTCGCCCCGGTCCTCGCGGGGGCGGACCTCGATGCCCGTCGGGTAAAGGTGCTCgatctcgacgtcgtcgccgaggtcgaagagcTCCGACTTCTCGCGGAAGCACCAggggcggccgccgcgcaTGACGAGGTCGTGGGTGTCGCGGACGTCCTTGGCGTGCAGCGAGCGGTAGCCGCCGTCGAGCgagacggcgatggagcTGTGCCAGGGGGTGCGCGGGAAGCCGTCCGGGTTGTGCTTCTCGACGAGCAGCGGCATCGACAGCTTGACGGCGCCGCTCGACGGGTGGATCGACAGGCGGACGTGGTCCGGGCAGGTCGCGAGGATGATCTTGGTGAAGGACTCGGCGcgcatcatcatcttcatggccacctccttgacgaccttgCGGTACTTGTGGCCCGACGTCGCGTGCGCCGCCACGGGGCTGTTGCGCAGATCCGTCTCGAGGAACCGGATGAAGCCGCGGTACGTCATGAGCGTGTCGTTGTCCGTCTCCATCAGCGCGCGGACGTCCTTGTCCGGGTCGCCGAACTGCGCCTCGAGCGTCTTGCGGCTCTCGTCCACGAGCTCCATGTACTTCTCCCTGGTCAGGGGCTCGTCCTCCTTGGTGAGGCCGAGGAAGTCCATGACGCGGAGGAGCTTGATGCCGTCGTAGCCCTTCTGGGCCGCCATGTCCATGAGCGTCGCGCCGTACTCCCACGTCTCGTCGTCAgagatgccgacgacgtctGTCCGAGAAAGAAGAGTG
Encoded proteins:
- a CDS encoding Pyoverdine/dityrosine biosynthesis protein: MAISAAAPAPVSSTGAKRQLPGAPVGRPVLQLRAPTYRRPSLGSELKSPLSAISPLNASVLRSPLSPLRQMRIEFSDLEIGSPIDPVELTSPDQVILSPASAAKSPFSAFKSPLRNVSIDAIVDDQPTITETLPTPPIEQSTEQVAHKILDVLQAFGRHIVPEGQENHEWLGRKMFHGRVEEYVKKGESVKMIIPAFPWKSINRTDKVTGVLPDLGEDLALARLNDLCVEIGKVYTHGAEVHIATDGLVFNDVVGISDDETWEYGATLMDMAAQKGYDGIKLLRVMDFLGLTKEDEPLTREKYMELVDESRKTLEAQFGDPDKDVRALMETDNDTLMTYRGFIRFLETDLRNSPVAAHATSGHKYRKVVKEVAMKMMMRAESFTKIILATCPDHVRLSIHPSSGAVKLSMPLLVEKHNPDGFPRTPWHSSIAVSLDGGYRSLHAKDVRDTHDLVMRGGRPWCFREKSELFDLGDDVEIEHLYPTGIEVRPREDRGEDVKLDEAAREKLVRLARLQPVRVVGFENAPEFVVEGQE